In Cyanobium sp. WAJ14-Wanaka, a single genomic region encodes these proteins:
- the alaS gene encoding alanine--tRNA ligase: MPLPGLFCSVMAVTPRRACPSSGAEIRAAFLDFYEQRGHRPMASASLIPEDPTVLLTIAGMLPFKPVFLGQRQRPAPRATSSQKCIRTNDIENVGRTARHHTFFEMLGNFSFGDYFKEQAIAWAWELSTEVFGLSPNNLVVSVFREDDEAEAIWRDRVGVNPKRIIRMDEADNFWASGPTGPCGPCSEIYYDFKPELGDDGIDLEDDSRFIEFYNLVFMQYNRDADGDLTPLKNRNIDTGLGLERMAQILQAVPNNYETDLIYPLIETAAGLAGADYRSLDAKGQTSLKVIGDHSRAITQLISDGVTASNLGRGYILRRLLRRVVRHGRLLGIDRPFLVELGEASIALMAPAFPELLERREVILAELAREEARFRETLERGEKLLAEVLATKPQQIPGEQAFELYDTYGFPLELTEEIAEEHGLTVDLEGFTAAMEAQRQRAKAAAVSLDLTLQGAIEQMVAELDATEFKGYGTLDHPCCVLALVVNGEPAESASAGDGVQLVLDSTPFYGEGGGQVGDRGLLNGDGAGGDGVIVSIEGVTRNRSVFVHSGRIERGSLAVGDLVNAQVDRACRRRAQANHTATHLLQAALKQLVDPAIAQAGSLVDFERLRFDFHCPRAVSPAELEQIENLINGWIADAHSLEVQEMAIDRAKAAGAVAMFGEKYADVVRVVDVPGVSMELCGGTHVANTAEIGLFKIIGESGVAAGVRRIEAVAGAAVLAYLQEREAVVKALSERFKLQPGEIVDRVMAMQEELKQGAKALAAARQELALLRAGALTQQAKSFGCSAIGEPYQLLVARLDGVEGTGLQSAAQGLAEQLGAGAAVVLGGLPDPADLGKLVLVAAFGEVVIKAGAKAGAFVAALAKLCGGGGGGRPNLAQAGGRDGAALDQVLQQALKQLEQQLG; the protein is encoded by the coding sequence ATGCCCCTTCCAGGCTTGTTTTGCTCCGTCATGGCCGTAACTCCACGCCGTGCCTGCCCCAGCAGTGGCGCAGAGATCCGGGCGGCATTCCTGGATTTCTACGAACAGCGGGGCCACAGGCCGATGGCCAGCGCCTCCCTGATTCCCGAAGACCCCACCGTGCTGCTCACGATTGCGGGAATGTTGCCCTTCAAGCCCGTGTTTCTGGGCCAACGGCAAAGGCCTGCCCCAAGGGCCACCAGCAGCCAGAAGTGCATCCGCACCAACGACATTGAAAACGTGGGCCGCACGGCGAGGCACCACACCTTCTTCGAGATGCTGGGCAACTTCTCCTTTGGGGATTACTTCAAGGAGCAGGCCATTGCCTGGGCCTGGGAACTGAGCACGGAGGTGTTCGGCCTCTCGCCCAACAATCTGGTGGTGAGTGTCTTCCGCGAAGACGACGAAGCCGAGGCGATTTGGCGCGATCGGGTGGGGGTGAACCCCAAGCGGATCATCCGCATGGATGAGGCCGACAACTTCTGGGCCTCTGGCCCCACCGGCCCCTGCGGCCCCTGTTCGGAGATCTACTACGACTTCAAGCCCGAGCTCGGCGACGACGGCATCGACCTGGAAGACGACTCCCGTTTCATCGAGTTCTACAACCTGGTTTTCATGCAGTACAACCGCGATGCCGATGGCGATTTGACGCCGCTAAAAAACCGCAATATCGACACGGGCTTGGGGCTCGAGCGGATGGCCCAGATCCTGCAGGCGGTGCCCAACAACTACGAAACCGACCTGATCTATCCCTTGATCGAGACGGCTGCGGGCCTGGCGGGGGCCGACTACCGCAGCCTCGACGCCAAGGGCCAGACCTCCCTCAAGGTGATCGGCGACCACAGCCGCGCCATCACCCAACTAATCAGCGATGGGGTTACGGCCAGCAACCTGGGCCGCGGATACATCCTCAGGCGTCTGTTGCGCCGGGTTGTTCGCCACGGCCGGCTCCTGGGCATCGACAGGCCGTTCCTGGTCGAGCTGGGGGAGGCATCAATTGCCCTGATGGCGCCGGCCTTTCCCGAGCTCCTGGAGCGCCGGGAGGTGATCCTGGCGGAACTGGCCCGCGAAGAGGCCCGGTTCCGAGAAACCCTTGAAAGGGGTGAAAAGCTGCTGGCCGAGGTGCTGGCGACCAAGCCCCAGCAGATCCCAGGTGAGCAGGCCTTCGAGCTCTACGACACCTATGGCTTCCCCCTGGAGCTCACCGAGGAGATAGCCGAGGAGCATGGCCTCACGGTTGATTTGGAAGGATTTACGGCGGCGATGGAGGCCCAGCGCCAGCGGGCCAAGGCCGCGGCGGTGAGCCTGGATCTCACCCTCCAGGGCGCTATTGAACAGATGGTGGCCGAGCTGGATGCCACCGAATTCAAGGGCTATGGAACCCTCGACCATCCCTGCTGTGTGCTGGCGTTGGTGGTCAACGGCGAGCCGGCCGAGAGCGCCTCAGCTGGCGATGGGGTGCAACTGGTGCTCGATTCCACCCCTTTTTATGGGGAGGGCGGCGGCCAGGTGGGTGACCGCGGCCTGCTGAATGGCGATGGGGCCGGCGGCGATGGCGTGATCGTGAGCATTGAGGGCGTGACCCGCAACCGCAGTGTGTTTGTGCACAGCGGCCGCATCGAGCGGGGCAGTTTGGCGGTGGGTGATCTGGTTAATGCCCAGGTGGATCGGGCCTGCCGCCGCCGTGCCCAGGCGAACCACACGGCAACCCACCTGCTCCAGGCTGCCCTCAAGCAGCTGGTGGATCCGGCCATCGCCCAGGCTGGATCACTGGTGGACTTTGAGCGGCTGCGCTTCGATTTCCATTGCCCTCGGGCGGTGAGCCCGGCAGAGCTCGAGCAGATCGAGAACCTGATCAATGGCTGGATTGCCGATGCCCACAGCCTTGAGGTGCAGGAAATGGCAATTGATAGGGCCAAGGCAGCAGGGGCGGTGGCGATGTTTGGTGAGAAGTACGCCGATGTGGTGCGCGTCGTAGATGTGCCCGGGGTTTCGATGGAGCTCTGCGGCGGCACCCATGTGGCCAACACCGCTGAGATCGGGCTGTTCAAGATCATTGGCGAATCGGGTGTGGCCGCCGGCGTGCGTCGCATTGAGGCCGTGGCCGGTGCTGCAGTGCTTGCCTACTTACAGGAGCGGGAAGCGGTGGTGAAGGCTCTTTCTGAGCGCTTCAAGTTGCAGCCGGGGGAGATTGTTGATCGGGTAATGGCGATGCAGGAGGAGCTGAAGCAGGGGGCGAAGGCCTTGGCGGCGGCACGCCAGGAGTTGGCACTGCTGCGGGCCGGGGCTCTAACCCAACAGGCCAAATCGTTTGGCTGCAGCGCCATTGGCGAGCCCTATCAGCTGTTGGTGGCCCGCCTCGATGGGGTGGAGGGCACTGGCCTACAGAGCGCGGCCCAGGGGCTGGCCGAGCAACTCGGAGCTGGAGCGGCGGTGGTGCTCGGTGGTTTGCCCGATCCAGCCGATCTGGGCAAGTTGGTTCTGGTGGCGGCCTTCGGTGAAGTGGTGATCAAAGCGGGCGCTAAGGCCGGCGCCTTCGTGGCTGCCCTGGCCAAGCTCTGCGGCGGCGGCGGCGGCGGACGCCCCAACCTGGCCCAAGCGGGCGGTCGCGATGGCGCCGCCCTCGATCAGGTGCTGCAGCAGGCCCTAAAGCAGCTTGAGCAACAATTGGGATAG
- a CDS encoding DEAD/DEAH box helicase, giving the protein MSLLHATWLFPPEGSGGRLFLWADTWRVAAPVAPAAEAPEHPLALNEDDLANWLDDNSLWSESLRPARATLSLPSRHQAAKGKTKQTDSWSGLPLQAGEPLPKEPLWWPWQVEGWALDPASAGEWLGELPLAGEHPEMADELRWWSHLQRWALSLIARGRWLPQIEDGHARWLPLLNREDDRRRLEELATGLPQVATCALAAGLMGDPSLACRRPGSGRLRVASLLESLLDGQLRSGFNPSSEGLDPLLTAWQKGLGKGTGQLALGEEDLERLGIATHHWREGVAGRVAAARTCLELFTPLEGEELWELRFGLQAEADPSLRVPAAAVWAAGERGLQMGEVAVAQPSELLLEGMGRALTVFEPITRGIDAATPETMQLTPAEAFVLVRTAARQLRDVGVGVVLPPSLSGGLASRLGLAISAELPAKSRGFTLGESLDWKWDFMIGGVTLGLKDLERLAAKRSPLVQHKGAWIELRPNDIKNAERFSVADLGLSLDDALRLTATDGDTLMRLPVHRFEGGPRLQAVLEQYHQQKAPEALPAPEGFSGQLRPYQERGLGWLAFLHRFDQGACLADDMGLGKTIQLLAFLQHLKAEAELKRPVLLVAPTSVLTNWKREAHGFTPELQVREHYGPRRPASPEALKKALKGVDLLLTSYGLLQRDSELLESIDWQGVVIDEAQAIKTPTAKQSMAARDLARPGKLSRFRIALTGTPVQNRVSELWALMDFLNPKVLGDEPFFRQRYRLPIERYGDMASLRDLKARVGPFILRRLKTDKSIITDLPEKVELSEWVGLSPEQKKLYNQTVEASLDAIARAPLGQKHGQVLALLTKLKQICNHPALALKEAPEVAIGANGSFAGRSAKLQRLEEILEEVIEAGDRALLFTQFAEWGLLLKAHLERKWRQEVPFLYGNTSKNERQAMVDRFQDDPRGPQLFLLSLKAGGVGLNLTRASHVFHIDRWWNPAVENQATDRAYRIGQQNRVLVHKFITSGSVEEKIDRMIREKSKLAADIVGSGEEWLGGLEVGQLRDLVALEEE; this is encoded by the coding sequence ATGAGCCTGTTGCATGCCACCTGGCTGTTTCCCCCCGAAGGTTCGGGCGGTCGCCTATTCCTATGGGCAGACACCTGGCGCGTGGCCGCGCCCGTCGCCCCAGCTGCTGAAGCCCCGGAGCACCCCCTTGCCCTCAACGAGGACGACCTAGCCAATTGGCTCGACGACAACAGCCTTTGGTCGGAGTCCCTGAGGCCGGCGCGGGCAACCCTGAGCCTGCCCAGCCGCCACCAGGCAGCCAAGGGAAAAACCAAGCAAACCGACAGCTGGAGTGGCCTGCCCCTGCAAGCGGGCGAACCCCTGCCCAAGGAACCCCTTTGGTGGCCCTGGCAGGTGGAGGGCTGGGCCCTCGATCCAGCCAGCGCCGGCGAATGGCTGGGCGAACTCCCCCTGGCGGGCGAGCACCCGGAGATGGCCGATGAACTGCGCTGGTGGAGTCATCTGCAGCGCTGGGCCCTGAGCCTGATTGCCCGCGGCCGCTGGCTGCCCCAGATCGAAGACGGCCATGCCCGCTGGCTTCCCCTGCTCAACCGCGAAGACGACCGCCGCCGCCTAGAAGAGCTCGCCACCGGCCTGCCCCAGGTGGCGACCTGTGCCCTGGCTGCGGGCCTGATGGGGGATCCGAGCCTGGCCTGTCGCCGGCCGGGAAGTGGCCGCCTGCGGGTGGCAAGCCTGCTGGAGTCACTGCTGGATGGCCAGTTGCGCTCTGGTTTCAACCCCAGCAGCGAGGGCCTCGACCCCCTGCTCACGGCCTGGCAAAAGGGCCTGGGCAAGGGCACCGGCCAACTGGCCCTCGGCGAAGAAGACCTCGAGCGCCTCGGCATTGCCACCCACCACTGGCGCGAGGGGGTGGCCGGCAGGGTGGCCGCCGCCCGCACCTGCCTGGAGCTATTCACCCCTCTCGAAGGAGAAGAACTATGGGAATTGCGCTTTGGCCTCCAGGCTGAGGCCGACCCCAGCCTGCGGGTGCCGGCGGCCGCCGTATGGGCGGCGGGAGAGCGGGGCCTGCAGATGGGTGAAGTGGCCGTGGCCCAACCCAGCGAACTGCTGCTGGAGGGCATGGGCCGGGCACTCACGGTGTTTGAACCAATCACCCGCGGCATCGATGCGGCCACCCCGGAAACGATGCAGCTAACCCCGGCCGAGGCCTTTGTGCTGGTGCGCACCGCAGCCCGCCAACTGCGCGATGTGGGGGTGGGAGTGGTGTTGCCCCCCAGCCTCAGCGGCGGCCTCGCCAGCCGCCTGGGCCTGGCGATTAGCGCCGAACTACCCGCCAAATCCAGGGGCTTCACCCTGGGCGAAAGCCTGGATTGGAAGTGGGATTTCATGATCGGCGGGGTCACCTTGGGCCTCAAGGACCTGGAACGCCTGGCCGCCAAGCGCAGCCCCCTGGTCCAACACAAGGGCGCCTGGATCGAGCTGCGCCCCAACGACATCAAAAATGCCGAACGCTTCAGCGTCGCCGACCTGGGCCTGAGCCTCGACGACGCCCTGCGGCTCACCGCCACCGATGGAGACACCTTGATGCGCCTGCCGGTGCATCGCTTTGAGGGTGGCCCCCGGCTGCAGGCCGTTCTCGAGCAATACCACCAGCAAAAAGCACCAGAAGCCCTGCCCGCCCCCGAGGGCTTCTCCGGCCAATTGCGGCCCTACCAGGAGCGGGGCCTGGGTTGGCTGGCCTTCCTGCACCGTTTCGACCAGGGCGCCTGCCTGGCCGACGACATGGGCCTGGGCAAAACAATCCAATTGCTGGCCTTCCTGCAGCACCTCAAGGCAGAGGCAGAACTGAAGCGGCCAGTACTGCTGGTGGCTCCCACCTCGGTGCTGACCAACTGGAAACGGGAAGCCCATGGCTTCACCCCCGAGCTGCAGGTGCGTGAGCACTACGGGCCCCGGCGGCCTGCCAGCCCGGAGGCCCTCAAAAAAGCCCTTAAGGGGGTCGACTTACTACTGACCAGCTATGGCCTGCTGCAGCGCGATAGCGAACTGCTGGAAAGCATTGACTGGCAAGGGGTTGTCATCGATGAGGCCCAGGCAATCAAGACACCCACGGCCAAGCAATCGATGGCAGCCCGCGACTTGGCCCGACCCGGCAAACTGAGCCGCTTCCGAATCGCCCTTACCGGCACACCGGTGCAAAACCGGGTCAGTGAGCTATGGGCCCTGATGGATTTCCTCAACCCCAAGGTGCTCGGGGATGAACCCTTCTTCCGCCAGCGCTACCGGCTGCCGATCGAGCGCTATGGAGATATGGCCTCCCTGCGGGACCTCAAGGCCCGGGTGGGGCCCTTCATCCTGCGGCGCCTCAAAACCGACAAATCGATCATTACCGACCTGCCCGAAAAGGTGGAACTGAGCGAATGGGTAGGCCTGAGCCCAGAGCAGAAAAAGCTCTACAACCAAACCGTCGAAGCCAGCCTCGATGCCATTGCCCGGGCGCCCCTGGGCCAAAAGCATGGCCAGGTCTTGGCCCTGCTCACTAAGCTCAAGCAAATCTGCAACCACCCCGCCCTAGCCCTGAAGGAAGCTCCGGAGGTCGCCATCGGCGCCAACGGCAGCTTTGCCGGCCGCAGCGCCAAGTTGCAGCGCCTAGAGGAGATCCTCGAGGAGGTGATCGAAGCGGGCGATCGGGCCCTGCTGTTTACCCAGTTCGCCGAATGGGGGCTGCTGCTGAAGGCCCATCTGGAGCGCAAATGGCGCCAGGAAGTGCCCTTCCTCTATGGCAACACCAGCAAAAACGAACGCCAGGCCATGGTCGATCGCTTCCAGGACGACCCCCGGGGCCCCCAGCTGTTCCTGCTTTCCCTCAAGGCCGGTGGGGTGGGCCTAAACCTCACTCGAGCCAGCCATGTGTTCCACATCGATCGCTGGTGGAATCCGGCAGTAGAGAATCAGGCCACCGACCGGGCCTATCGCATTGGCCAACAGAACCGGGTGCTGGTGCACAAGTTCATCACCAGTGGTTCGGTGGAGGAAAAGATCGATCGGATGATTCGCGAAAAATCCAAACTTGCCGCCGACATCGTCGGCTCCGGCGAGGAATGGCTTGGCGGCCTCGAAGTGGGCCAACTGCGCGATCTCGTGGCCCTGGAGGAGGAATAG
- a CDS encoding SWIM zinc finger family protein, whose protein sequence is MTTSPHNPITTQLGDQGLGQQPWWVEQWMELINGYRFKKRLERAWDYARSGNVTSIRFEGRRVHARVQGTDPDPYKVKLWLDVLTDEDWGYVLEALTQKARWSAQLLAGVMPQDIERAFAASGRRLFPFKLQEVRSECSCPDKANPCKHISAVYYLMGDRFSEDPFVLFQMRGRTRAQLLADLALRRRKVLAKQARQAAAKKLDQVAAPEPLVPVHPAIKDPNRWWRYGAALDPELVVITPAMEGESGLDAAGPLPLAEDGRFSDANARFLERLKEHGQQTAALAMAKAMAAGQSDGPEASKGDAP, encoded by the coding sequence ATGACCACCAGCCCCCACAACCCGATCACCACCCAACTGGGCGACCAGGGCCTGGGCCAGCAGCCCTGGTGGGTCGAGCAGTGGATGGAACTGATCAATGGTTATCGCTTCAAGAAGCGGCTGGAGCGGGCCTGGGATTACGCCCGCAGCGGCAATGTCACCTCGATTCGCTTTGAGGGCCGGCGGGTGCATGCCCGGGTGCAGGGCACTGACCCCGACCCCTACAAGGTGAAGCTCTGGCTCGATGTACTCACCGACGAAGACTGGGGCTACGTACTCGAGGCCCTAACCCAAAAAGCCCGCTGGTCCGCCCAGCTGCTGGCCGGGGTGATGCCCCAGGACATTGAGCGGGCCTTTGCGGCCAGCGGCCGCCGCCTATTTCCCTTCAAGTTGCAAGAGGTACGCAGCGAGTGCAGCTGCCCGGATAAGGCCAACCCCTGCAAACACATCAGCGCCGTTTACTACCTGATGGGCGATCGCTTCAGCGAAGATCCCTTCGTGCTGTTTCAGATGCGCGGTCGCACCAGGGCCCAGCTGCTGGCGGACCTGGCCTTGCGTCGGCGCAAGGTGCTGGCAAAACAGGCGCGGCAGGCTGCAGCCAAAAAACTCGACCAAGTGGCCGCCCCGGAGCCCCTGGTACCGGTGCATCCAGCCATCAAGGACCCGAACCGCTGGTGGCGTTATGGCGCCGCCCTCGATCCGGAGCTCGTGGTGATCACCCCGGCCATGGAGGGCGAATCGGGCCTGGATGCCGCCGGACCCTTACCGCTGGCGGAAGATGGCCGCTTCAGCGACGCCAACGCCCGCTTCCTGGAGCGGCTCAAGGAACACGGCCAACAAACGGCAGCCCTGGCCATGGCCAAGGCCATGGCAGCAGGTCAAAGCGATGGACCAGAAGCGAGCAAGGGCGATGCTCCATGA
- a CDS encoding MEKHLA domain-containing protein → MDQKRARAMLHEPPAPWLTPGAIATADCILSSFHRAFDRPLIAAAGVANPTQRAQELFAAPLVVLAHNGSPLDQGDGPRLIYGNRAALALWKRAWREMVGLPSKLTAEPSERHSRQMALAAAQQQATITGYSGIRIDSTGRRFQINAARIWSLGTTGDGLNSSEETTFGQAASFSSWWWL, encoded by the coding sequence ATGGACCAGAAGCGAGCAAGGGCGATGCTCCATGAACCGCCGGCCCCCTGGCTGACCCCAGGGGCGATCGCCACCGCGGACTGCATCCTGAGCTCCTTCCACCGAGCCTTTGACCGGCCGCTCATCGCCGCCGCCGGGGTTGCGAACCCAACCCAGCGGGCCCAGGAGCTATTTGCTGCCCCACTGGTGGTGCTCGCCCACAACGGCAGCCCCCTCGATCAAGGCGATGGCCCCCGGCTGATCTACGGCAATCGGGCCGCCCTGGCCCTATGGAAACGTGCCTGGCGCGAGATGGTGGGCCTGCCCTCCAAGCTCACAGCCGAGCCCAGCGAGCGCCACAGCAGGCAAATGGCGCTAGCTGCGGCCCAACAACAAGCAACCATCACCGGCTACAGCGGTATTCGCATCGACAGCACCGGACGGCGCTTCCAAATCAACGCCGCTCGAATTTGGAGCCTGGGAACCACAGGTGATGGTCTCAACTCAAGTGAAGAAACCACTTTCGGCCAAGCCGCAAGCTTCTCAAGTTGGTGGTGGCTGTAA
- a CDS encoding HlyD family secretion protein: MKNKFFSWFGSAQNLLEKSVSSSHQKVLLKQSPSLSRTLIWSLMGTTAFGLLWLSFAKTEEVVVAPGKLEPIGDVKTVQMPQGGVLRQMLVKEGQRVKRGQILLKLDDDVSLERQVRLAESIASKNKEIILKSVELQRYLDVNTTEQKVAEQALALDSKILSRLVVLSRQGAAAELQVLQQRSKVEEDRGRLASAKADRLRQIAILNQQIEALRSGLSEISSRFVESRVANRYQDIRSPVDGLVFDLKPTGPGFVGQGSEPVMKIVPFDALQAKVEVPSDKIGFVRVGQLVDITIDSFPSSDFGALAGVLKSIGSDALPPDQLKQQYRFPVNVRLDAQRLKLKSGQSLPLQVGMSLTANIKLRKVTYLQLLLSDFKDKTDSLKSI; the protein is encoded by the coding sequence ATGAAAAATAAGTTTTTCTCTTGGTTCGGATCTGCTCAAAACTTGTTGGAGAAGAGTGTTTCATCTAGTCACCAAAAAGTCTTGCTTAAGCAGTCACCCTCCCTCTCTAGAACTTTGATCTGGTCGCTAATGGGTACGACAGCATTTGGTTTGCTTTGGTTGTCTTTTGCTAAGACCGAAGAGGTGGTAGTTGCCCCAGGTAAGCTAGAGCCCATTGGCGATGTAAAAACTGTCCAAATGCCCCAGGGGGGAGTCTTGCGGCAGATGCTTGTCAAGGAGGGGCAAAGGGTCAAGCGTGGTCAAATTCTGCTGAAGCTCGACGATGATGTGAGCTTAGAGCGGCAGGTTCGTTTAGCTGAAAGTATTGCATCTAAGAACAAGGAGATAATTCTTAAATCTGTTGAGTTGCAACGATATTTGGATGTTAATACCACTGAACAGAAGGTTGCCGAGCAGGCATTGGCCCTGGATTCTAAGATTCTTAGTCGTTTAGTTGTTCTTAGTCGTCAGGGGGCTGCAGCTGAGCTGCAGGTTTTGCAGCAACGTAGCAAGGTTGAGGAGGATCGAGGTCGCTTGGCCTCTGCCAAGGCAGATCGACTGCGGCAGATAGCAATCTTGAATCAGCAGATTGAGGCCTTAAGGTCAGGACTATCCGAAATATCTAGTCGTTTTGTGGAGTCCAGGGTTGCCAACCGCTATCAGGATATCCGTTCTCCTGTGGATGGCCTGGTCTTTGACCTAAAGCCCACGGGGCCTGGCTTTGTGGGTCAGGGTAGTGAGCCAGTGATGAAGATTGTGCCCTTTGATGCATTGCAGGCCAAGGTTGAGGTACCAAGCGACAAGATTGGCTTTGTAAGGGTTGGCCAATTAGTTGATATCACCATTGATTCTTTCCCTTCCAGCGATTTTGGTGCTTTGGCGGGTGTCTTAAAAAGTATTGGTTCTGATGCACTTCCGCCTGACCAACTTAAGCAGCAATACCGCTTCCCAGTCAATGTGCGTTTGGATGCCCAGAGGCTCAAATTAAAATCAGGCCAATCCTTGCCGTTGCAGGTGGGGATGTCGCTGACGGCAAATATCAAACTTAGAAAGGTTACCTATCTTCAGCTTCTGCTTAGTGATTTTAAGGACAAGACGGACTCGTTGAAGTCAATTTGA